CCCTCCTGCAGGAAATCGCCCAGCCAGACCTGGCCGATCCAGAAATAGGGCTTGATGCAGCTCACCACGAGGCGGCGGTTGGCGATGAACAGCTCTTCCTCGGCGGCCTCGATCTGCGAAATGAGTTTGCGCGCCTGGACGCCCGCCTGGCGCCACTGGGCGGAGCTTTTCATGCGCCGGCGGGATAGCTGCCGGATTTGCGTGGCGCACCAGTGGATCTCGGTGAAGAGGGAGAGGGTCTGATCCGGCGTCAGCAGTTCCACCGTGCCGCGCTCGATGAGAAATCGGCCGACGGCCTGCATGTTCGAGTCCGGGCTGGAATAGGTCCGCTTCTGCCGGACGGGAGCCGGGCAGCCGCCGGGCTTGCGGAACTCGGGCCGGGAAATGACCTTGAAGGGAAGGCTGGCGGCCAGCGCCTTCAATTCATCCCTGTATTGCCCGCCTGTTTTTATCATGACCATGATGGCGCCCGGTACACACCCCTCCCTATCCGCACCTGAAGCATAAAATGTGCCTGCCCTCCGCCACTCTGTCAACGGCCGGGTGACTCGATTTCGGCCAGCCATCCTTCGACGCCGCCGGACAGTATCGGCAGGGCCCCCGTCCGCGACAGGGCCCGCCGCAACAGGCGGAGGGCCGGCGGGATGTGCCGGTGGAACGATTCCAGGCCCGGTTGAGCCGACAATCGCCCGTACGCGCCCAGGGCCTGGACCAGTCGCTCGACGGCGGCCGGCCAGAAAAGTTCGATGGCGGCCGGGTCCGCGGGCCGTTCCGCGGCATAGCCGGCCAGCAGGCGAAGCTGCAGCGGCTCCGGCAGTTCCACGTAGGGATCGCAGAGCAGCGAGGCCAGATCGTAGGCCGCGGGGCCGTACCGCATGCCCTGGAAGTCAATGAAGACCGGCTCTCCGCGCTTCCACAGGATATTGCTCGATTGCAGGTCCCGGTGCAGCAGCACCCGGGGCGCCGCGTCCAGCCGCGCGGCGACGCCGGCCAGCTCGCGGCGGATGGCGCGGATCTTTCCGGGCCACGCCCGGTTGTCTTTTTTGAGGAAATGAGTGACGAACAGCTCGCGCTCCCAGCGATACAGCGCCGGCGAGAACGGGGGCATCAGGCGAAGACGGCCCTTGCGCGCGGCGCCTGTCCCCGCGTCGTGCAGCCGCGCGACCTGTTTCAGCACCTTCCGGTACAGGTGCTCGACTCGCCGCCCTCGGTCTTCCGAGACGAGACGCTGGAGGCAGGCGTCCCCGGCATCCTCCAGCAGGGCCAGGTTGGATTCCGGCCGGTCCAGGAGAACGGCAGGAACACGGAATCCGATGCCGGCGAGGAATCGGGCATGGGGAACGTGCAATGTGTTTTCCGTGCGAGCCGGGTCGTACCGCATCAGGATGACGCTTCCCCGCCCGCGGCGAAGCCGCGTAAACGCGCGGGCCGAACCCCGCGGCCCGAAGGGAAACGCCGTGATTTCGTCCGGCGGCCAGCCGTGTTCGCGCGCGGCCCGCTGCTCGGCCGGGTCAAGGACCCGGTCCCCGCGCCCGGCGAGGCCGGTGACGGGCTCGTTGACGACCGCCTCGCGTCCGATCACGGCGTCGCAAACGCGCGCGCGAGGGCCCAGCCGCGCGCCTTCCCAGACCACGGAGTTTTCGATCCGGCACCCTGGCGCCCGTTGCACGTTCGGACCGATCGCGGCAAAGCCCCGGGTATCGGCCGGGCCGGGCCGGCCGGCACGCCGCCCGCGCTTCAGGATTTCCGCGTGGGCTTCCAGGTACTGGCGCGGCGTGCCGAGGTCGGCCCAGAAACAGTCCGGGACGCACACGCCCGCGATGCGCTCGCCGCGTTTCATCGCGCGCTCGTAGGCGGGCACGATGCCGGCGAAGCCCTCTTCCGGCAGGAAGTCCAGGATGCGCGGCGAAAGGAGGTGCAGCCCGCAGAAGGTGAAGGTTCCGCCCGCGCCGGGAACCGGCGCGCGGAACGACGTGACCAGGCCGTTCTCCATGCTCACCGTCCGCGGGCCGAGCTCGGGATGGAGCCACAGGGCGGCGAGCGGGCGGACGCGGGCGAAGGCGCGGAGCAGCGGGGCCGGCTTGAGGTCCGCGGCGACGTCGGCGTTGATCAGCCAGAAAGGCCGGTCATCCAGGAACCAGGCCGCGCGCCGCAGGGCCCCGCCGGTGCCGAGGATCTCCGGCTCGAAGGAGAAATTCACGCGCAGCCCCGCCACCGGGCGGCCGGCGGCCCACCGGATCAGTTCGCCGGGCCGGTGATGCGTATTGACCAGCACGTCGCGCACGCCCCAGTCGCGGAGCAGGAGCAGGACATGCTCGAGGAGCGGCCGGCCCCACAGCGGCATCATGGGCTTGGGCAGGTCGCGGCTCAAGGGGAGCATCCGCGTGCCGAATCCGGCGGCGAGCACGAAGGCCTTGTTCGGGAGCGCCGTGCGCATGCGGGAAAATGTAGAGCATTTCCCGCGCAAAGCCAACGCCGCGCCGGGGCGGACGCCAGGACTGATTCATAAAGGATCGCAACCCGTTCCAACCATGGAAGAACAAGGCCCGCGCACACCAGGGCCTGCGCCGGCCTCGAGGGCGAGGCCGCGCTACACGGACGCCGAGGATGCGGCACTCGGCGTAGCCCGCGACCGCCCCCGGTCGCGGAGCCGGTTGGCCCCGCGGATTCCGGCCCCCCACGTTTCGCAAGGTGAGTCCCATCGAGAAAAATCGCATTCCCTTCACGGATCGAGGCTTCACCATTCTCATGAATCAGTCCGGGGCGGACGCCGATCCCGATCTTTCGGGCTTGACCGGCGCGGCCCCGGCTGGAAGCGTAGGGCGCGACAGGCGCAGGAGGACCGTCATGGGCAAGACCGGCAAAAAGGGCGCGGCCTACGCGCGGGCGGGCGTGGACATCGACGCCAAGATGAACGCGCTGCGCGCGGTGCGGGCGGACATCCGCGGCACGTTCACGCGCGGCGTGGCCGGGGATATCGGCCATTTCGGCGGGCTGTTCCGCGCGCCGGGCCGCGACCGCCTGCTCGTCGCCAGCACCGAC
This window of the Kiritimatiellia bacterium genome carries:
- a CDS encoding phosphotransferase, yielding MRTALPNKAFVLAAGFGTRMLPLSRDLPKPMMPLWGRPLLEHVLLLLRDWGVRDVLVNTHHRPGELIRWAAGRPVAGLRVNFSFEPEILGTGGALRRAAWFLDDRPFWLINADVAADLKPAPLLRAFARVRPLAALWLHPELGPRTVSMENGLVTSFRAPVPGAGGTFTFCGLHLLSPRILDFLPEEGFAGIVPAYERAMKRGERIAGVCVPDCFWADLGTPRQYLEAHAEILKRGRRAGRPGPADTRGFAAIGPNVQRAPGCRIENSVVWEGARLGPRARVCDAVIGREAVVNEPVTGLAGRGDRVLDPAEQRAAREHGWPPDEITAFPFGPRGSARAFTRLRRGRGSVILMRYDPARTENTLHVPHARFLAGIGFRVPAVLLDRPESNLALLEDAGDACLQRLVSEDRGRRVEHLYRKVLKQVARLHDAGTGAARKGRLRLMPPFSPALYRWERELFVTHFLKKDNRAWPGKIRAIRRELAGVAARLDAAPRVLLHRDLQSSNILWKRGEPVFIDFQGMRYGPAAYDLASLLCDPYVELPEPLQLRLLAGYAAERPADPAAIELFWPAAVERLVQALGAYGRLSAQPGLESFHRHIPPALRLLRRALSRTGALPILSGGVEGWLAEIESPGR